A section of the Pleuronectes platessa chromosome 7, fPlePla1.1, whole genome shotgun sequence genome encodes:
- the parvg gene encoding gamma-parvin: MEADIFDSHREEHPVDAEYFQGEKRKLIQPKSLKDPDLEKLKQALVDWINGTLKPEHIVVQSLQEDLYDGLVLHHLLATLADVHLPVEELALTSAAQIRKLELILEELDRRLGPQDGSQIKWNIQLIHNKDLLATIHLLVAMVRCFQPELDLPSNVTVEVVSLEVNIGGIKSDVQTEVLTGDRPNNTGSDSLSSTEREDPIEQLLRLEAHKVNTVKKAILHFVNQTMSSMGLQVSELDKQFADGVILLLMIGQLEGFFIPLCDFNLTPVNHSEMLHNVTLALDLLNDTGLTLSSVKPQDIVSQDVKATLKVLYALFKKHKEK; encoded by the exons ATGGAGGCGGACATCTTTGACTCTCACAGAGAAGAGCACCCTGTGGACGCTGAGTATTTCCAGG gagagaagaggaagctgaTTCAGCCGAAGTCTCTAAAAGACCCCGACCTTGAGAAGCTGAAGCAG GCATTAGTTGATTGGATCAATGGGACTTTGAAACCGGAGCACATCGTGGTTCAGAGTCTGCAGGAGGATCTGTACGATGGACTGGTGCTTCATCATCTGCTGG CCACGTTGGCCGACGTGCATCTGCCTGTGGAGGAGTTAGCGTTGACCAGTGCCGCTCAGATACGCAAGCTGGAACTGATCCTGGAGGAGTTGGACAGGAGGCTGGGCCCGCAGGACGGCAGCCAGATCAAATGGAACATCCAAC tCATCCACAACAAAGACCTTCTGGCGACGATTCATTTGCTGGTTGCCATGGTGAGATGTTTCCAGCCTGAACTGGATTTGCCATCGAATGTGACGGTTGAAGTCGTGTCACTGGAA GTCAACATTGGTGGAATCAAATCCGACGTACAGACAGAAGTCCTGACAGGTGATCGGCCGAA CAACACAGGCTCCGACTCCCTCAGCAGTACTGAAA GGGAAGATCCCATTGAACAACTGCTGAGGCTGGAGGCTCACAAGGTCAACACGGTGAAGAAG GCAATTTTACACTTTGTCAACCAGACCATGTCGTCGATGGGTCTGCAGGTCTCTGAACTGGACAAACAG TTTGCCGATGGCGtcatcctgctgctgatgatTGGACAGTTAGAAGGCTTCTTCATCCCACTCTGTGACTTCAACCTGACCCCTGTCAATCACTCCGAGATG CTGCACAATGTGACCTTGGCCCTCGACCTCCTGAATGATACAGGCCTGACTCTGTCCAGTGTTAAACCACAAG ATATTGTCTCTCAGGACGTCAAAGCCACCTTGAAGGTCCTGTACGCCCTGTTCAAGAAGCACAAAGAGAAATGA